The Panacibacter microcysteis genome includes a window with the following:
- the aspS gene encoding aspartate--tRNA ligase, with the protein MYRTHTCGELRVKHVNMTVTLAGWVQTVRKFGAITFVDLRDRYGITQLLFGEDLQAQLDASPLGREFVIQAEGFIQERSNKNLHIPTGEIEMQVHKFTVLNKSAVPPFTITDETDGGDDLRMKYRYLDLRRNAVKKNLELRYAVNRSARNYLHEQGFMDIETPFLIKSTPEGARDFVVPSRMNPGQFYALPQSPQTFKQLLMVSGYDRYYQIVKCFRDEDLRADRQPEFTQIDCEMAFVEQEDILNMFEGLVKRIFKDVKDIDYNDTVERMTWEDAMWHYGNDKPDIRYGMKICNIKKPGSVYVNKSDNAALVNGADFKVFDDAETVLAIAVPGCSEYTRKQTDEITEWVKRPQIGMKGLVFIKCNTDGTYKSSVDKFYSEERLKAIATAAGAVAGDLVLILAGAEERTRKATSELRLEMGKRLGLRKEDEFRLLWVLDFPLFEYDEESNRWVARHHPFTSPKPSDIQTMIGNDPAIKDAARYLEHPYANIKANAYDMVLNGNEIGGGSIRIYQRELQEKMFAALGMSEEEALHKFGFLLGAFEYGAPPHGGLAFGFDRLCAILGGSESIRDFIAFPKNNSGRDVMLDAPSTIDDKQFDELQIKLNLKG; encoded by the coding sequence ATGTATCGCACACACACCTGCGGAGAGTTAAGAGTAAAGCATGTAAACATGACGGTAACACTTGCCGGCTGGGTACAGACAGTAAGAAAATTTGGTGCTATAACATTTGTCGATCTGCGCGACCGTTACGGCATTACACAATTGCTGTTTGGAGAAGATCTGCAGGCACAGTTAGATGCCAGCCCGCTGGGGCGTGAATTTGTAATACAGGCCGAAGGTTTTATACAGGAACGCAGTAATAAAAACCTGCATATACCAACCGGTGAAATTGAAATGCAGGTGCATAAATTTACCGTGCTCAACAAATCTGCCGTACCGCCTTTTACCATTACAGATGAAACAGACGGCGGAGATGACCTGCGTATGAAATACCGCTACCTCGACCTGCGCAGGAATGCGGTAAAGAAAAACCTGGAGTTGCGTTACGCGGTAAACCGCAGTGCCCGGAATTATTTGCACGAACAGGGTTTTATGGATATTGAAACGCCGTTTCTTATAAAATCTACACCGGAAGGTGCCAGGGATTTTGTTGTTCCATCCCGTATGAACCCGGGCCAGTTTTATGCTTTGCCCCAAAGCCCGCAAACATTTAAACAACTGCTGATGGTAAGCGGTTATGACCGTTATTACCAGATTGTAAAATGCTTCAGGGATGAAGACCTGCGCGCAGACCGGCAGCCGGAGTTTACACAAATAGACTGCGAAATGGCTTTTGTAGAACAGGAAGATATTTTGAACATGTTTGAAGGTTTGGTAAAAAGGATCTTCAAAGATGTAAAAGACATCGACTACAATGATACAGTAGAACGTATGACCTGGGAGGATGCTATGTGGCATTATGGTAATGATAAACCGGACATTCGTTACGGCATGAAGATCTGCAACATAAAAAAACCGGGGTCTGTATACGTAAACAAAAGCGATAATGCGGCTTTGGTAAACGGCGCAGACTTTAAAGTGTTTGACGATGCCGAAACGGTATTGGCAATTGCAGTGCCCGGCTGCAGTGAATATACCCGCAAACAAACAGATGAAATAACAGAGTGGGTAAAGCGTCCGCAGATTGGCATGAAAGGGCTCGTATTTATCAAATGCAATACAGATGGAACATATAAAAGCAGCGTAGATAAGTTTTACAGTGAAGAAAGGCTAAAAGCCATTGCAACAGCAGCAGGTGCAGTAGCAGGCGACCTGGTATTGATACTGGCAGGTGCAGAAGAACGTACCCGCAAAGCTACCAGCGAACTGCGCCTTGAAATGGGTAAACGTTTAGGTCTCAGGAAAGAAGATGAGTTCAGGCTATTGTGGGTGCTCGATTTTCCTTTGTTTGAATATGACGAAGAAAGCAACCGTTGGGTAGCAAGGCATCATCCTTTTACTTCTCCCAAACCGTCTGACATACAAACGATGATTGGCAACGATCCTGCAATTAAAGATGCCGCCAGGTATCTTGAGCACCCATACGCCAACATTAAAGCAAATGCCTATGACATGGTACTAAACGGAAATGAAATTGGCGGGGGCTCTATTCGTATATACCAGCGCGAACTGCAGGAAAAAATGTTTGCTGCATTGGGTATGAGCGAAGAAGAAGCACTGCATAAATTTGGCTTTTTACTCGGCGCATTTGAATACGGTGCACCACCGCACGGTGGTCTTGCTTTTGGTTTTGACCGGTTGTGTGCCATATTGGGCGGCAGCGAAAGTATACGCGACTTTATTGCTTTTCCAAAAAACAATTCCGGAAGGGATGTAATGCTAGATGCACCTTCCACTATTGATGATAAACAGTTTGACGAACTACAGATAAAGCTTAACCTGAAAGGATAA
- a CDS encoding RelA/SpoT family protein — protein sequence MEQEQVRIAENVLPKYTLNEEQERKEILRQYRALLRSLRAKLKRGDKELVRTAFEMAADAHKTMRRKSGEPYILHPLAVARICVEEIGLGVRSTICSLLHDTVEDTDVTLEDVEREFGSEIARIVDGLTKISSVIDASSSQQADNFKKILITLTDDPRVILIKLADRLHNMRTLDYMKREKQLKIASETVWVYAPLAHRMGLYTIKTELEDLSMKYLEPEAYKDIARRLSETKRERSRYINEFIKPLREKLVAAGLDFEIYGRPKSIHSIWNKIVKKGVAFNEVYDLFAIRVILNSPPEKEKEDCWKVYSMITDENTPSPERLRDWLSNPKSNGYEALHTTVMGPQGRWVEVQIRSKRMNEIAEKGLAAHYKYKEGSNDEDRFDKWFGQIREVISNQDTDSVDFLQDFKTSFLAEEIYVYTPKGDVKMLPISSTALDFAFSIHSAVGSKCIGAKVNHKLVPISHKLRSGDQVEIITSNKQKPTEDWLNFVVTAKAKSKIKDALKEEKRKIADEGKYVLQRKLEGMGAAYSQHNIDVLTEFYKVHSQLDLFYGISIKQNDLKELKEFHVLGDKLEPPKPVKPAEVKTETETKAPVSKKDSELIIFGESSDKIMYNLAKCCNPIPGDDVFGFVTSGKGLTIHRTNCPNAAQMMANYGHRIVKTKWAKNKEISFLTGLKIVGLDDVGVINKITNVVSGDMRINISALTIESGEGLFHGTIKIFVHDKEELDELVIKLLELNGIQSVTRFDMEEIKK from the coding sequence ATGGAGCAAGAGCAGGTTAGGATTGCAGAAAATGTTTTACCAAAATATACATTAAACGAAGAGCAGGAGCGTAAAGAGATATTGCGCCAGTACCGCGCATTATTGCGCAGCCTGCGTGCCAAGCTGAAACGCGGCGATAAGGAACTGGTGCGCACAGCCTTTGAAATGGCTGCGGATGCGCATAAAACAATGCGCCGGAAAAGCGGCGAGCCTTACATCCTGCACCCGCTTGCGGTAGCAAGAATTTGCGTGGAAGAAATTGGCCTGGGTGTGCGCAGTACCATTTGTTCATTACTGCACGATACCGTTGAAGACACTGATGTAACACTGGAAGATGTGGAGCGTGAATTTGGCAGCGAGATTGCAAGAATAGTAGACGGCCTTACCAAGATATCTTCTGTAATAGATGCCAGCAGCAGCCAGCAGGCAGATAACTTTAAGAAAATTCTTATAACGCTTACGGATGACCCGCGGGTTATTCTTATTAAACTTGCCGATCGTTTGCACAACATGCGCACGCTTGATTACATGAAGCGTGAGAAGCAATTGAAGATTGCCAGTGAAACAGTATGGGTATATGCACCGCTGGCACATCGTATGGGGTTGTATACCATAAAGACAGAACTCGAAGACCTGTCTATGAAATACCTGGAACCCGAAGCTTACAAAGACATAGCCCGGAGATTGTCTGAAACAAAAAGGGAACGCTCGAGGTACATCAACGAATTTATAAAACCTCTGCGGGAAAAACTGGTAGCTGCCGGGCTCGATTTTGAGATTTATGGCAGACCCAAAAGCATACATTCTATATGGAACAAAATAGTAAAGAAAGGCGTTGCCTTTAACGAAGTATATGACCTCTTTGCTATTCGCGTTATTCTAAACTCGCCACCTGAAAAAGAGAAGGAAGATTGCTGGAAGGTTTATTCGATGATTACTGATGAGAACACACCTTCTCCCGAGCGCTTACGCGATTGGCTGAGCAATCCTAAAAGTAATGGCTACGAAGCGCTGCATACAACAGTTATGGGCCCGCAGGGCCGCTGGGTAGAAGTACAGATACGCAGTAAACGTATGAATGAAATTGCAGAGAAAGGTTTGGCTGCACACTACAAATACAAAGAAGGCAGCAATGATGAAGACCGCTTCGACAAATGGTTTGGCCAGATACGTGAAGTGATCAGCAACCAGGATACAGACAGTGTTGACTTTCTGCAGGACTTTAAAACAAGTTTTCTTGCAGAAGAAATTTATGTGTACACACCAAAGGGCGATGTAAAAATGCTACCCATCAGTTCTACTGCGCTGGATTTCGCATTTTCAATACACTCTGCGGTTGGCAGTAAATGCATTGGTGCAAAAGTGAACCACAAACTGGTGCCTATCAGCCACAAGCTGCGCAGCGGAGACCAGGTGGAGATCATTACCAGCAACAAGCAAAAGCCCACAGAAGACTGGTTGAACTTTGTGGTTACTGCAAAAGCCAAAAGCAAGATCAAAGACGCACTGAAGGAAGAAAAACGCAAGATAGCCGATGAGGGCAAATACGTATTGCAACGCAAGCTCGAAGGCATGGGCGCCGCATATAGCCAGCACAATATTGATGTACTTACTGAATTCTACAAAGTACACTCGCAGCTCGATTTATTTTATGGCATCTCTATCAAGCAAAATGATCTTAAAGAATTAAAAGAGTTTCATGTACTGGGCGATAAACTTGAGCCGCCAAAACCTGTTAAGCCTGCAGAAGTAAAAACAGAAACAGAAACAAAAGCACCGGTATCAAAAAAAGATTCTGAGCTTATCATATTTGGTGAGAGTAGCGATAAGATCATGTATAACCTCGCCAAATGCTGTAACCCCATTCCCGGGGATGATGTGTTTGGTTTTGTAACCTCAGGCAAGGGGTTAACGATACACCGCACCAATTGCCCCAATGCCGCACAAATGATGGCTAATTATGGCCACCGTATTGTAAAAACCAAATGGGCCAAGAACAAAGAGATTTCATTTCTTACAGGCCTCAAGATCGTTGGGCTGGATGATGTGGGCGTTATCAATAAAATTACCAACGTGGTAAGTGGAGATATGCGCATCAATATTTCGGCGCTTACTATTGAATCCGGCGAAGGGCTTTTTCATGGTACCATAAAAATATTTGTACACGATAAAGAGGAGCTTGATGAACTGGTGATAAAATTACTTGAGCTCAATGGTATTCAAAGTGTAACAAGATTTGACATGGAAGAGATAAAGAAATAA
- a CDS encoding metallophosphoesterase family protein, with the protein MKKIGLISDTHSFLDDKVFTHFASVDEIWHAGDFGNAAIADALKAFKPLRGVYGNIDGYDIRSDYPEELIFTCEAVKVFIKHIGGYPGRYAPGVKNTILKEQPQLFISGHSHILKIQYDEALRCLHINPGAAGLQGWHKVKTLVKFSIDGKQLKDCEVIELGKRGSVN; encoded by the coding sequence ATGAAAAAGATAGGACTTATCTCAGATACGCACAGCTTTCTCGATGATAAAGTGTTTACGCATTTTGCATCGGTTGATGAAATCTGGCATGCAGGAGATTTTGGCAATGCTGCCATTGCCGATGCACTGAAAGCATTTAAACCTCTGCGTGGCGTATATGGAAATATTGATGGTTACGATATTCGCAGTGATTACCCCGAAGAATTGATCTTTACGTGCGAAGCTGTGAAAGTTTTTATCAAACACATTGGCGGGTACCCAGGCAGGTATGCGCCGGGTGTGAAAAACACAATCCTGAAAGAACAACCGCAACTTTTCATCAGCGGGCACTCTCATATTCTTAAAATACAATACGATGAAGCACTGCGCTGCCTGCATATAAACCCCGGTGCAGCAGGCTTACAAGGCTGGCATAAAGTAAAAACACTGGTAAAGTTTAGCATAGATGGCAAGCAGTTAAAAGACTGCGAAGTAATTGAATTAGGCAAGCGCGGCAGCGTTAACTGA
- a CDS encoding homogentisate 1,2-dioxygenase has protein sequence MPHYYTLGTIPHKRHTQFRKPDGSLYSEQLFSTEGFSSDASLLYHCHPPTRIIKTEAQYSVMPKIAEEKMLKHRSFEGFKIKPAADYLESRKPILVNNDCHISLAAPQQSMQDYFYKNADADELLFVHEGSGKLLTQYGEIQFAYGDYLIIPRGSIYQLLFDGDNNRLLIVESFSPIVFPKRYLSKYGQLLEHAPYCERDIRTPQNLVTVDEQGDFLIKTKKRGMMYHIHYGHHPFDVVGWDGCCYPYALSIHDFEPITGRVHQPPPVHQTFDAHNFVVCSFVPRLYDYHPQAIPAPYNHSNIDSDELLYYVDGDFMSRKNVTRGMLTLHPGGIPHGPHPGAVEKSIGAKETKELAVMIDTFHPLQLTVDALEIENDGYVMSWAE, from the coding sequence ATGCCACACTATTATACGCTCGGTACCATACCACATAAACGCCATACACAGTTCCGTAAACCAGATGGCAGTTTATATTCAGAGCAATTGTTCTCTACTGAAGGTTTCAGCAGCGATGCTTCGTTGCTTTACCATTGCCACCCGCCAACAAGGATTATTAAAACAGAAGCGCAGTATAGTGTAATGCCCAAAATAGCGGAAGAAAAAATGTTGAAGCACCGCAGTTTTGAAGGCTTTAAAATAAAACCTGCAGCAGATTATCTTGAGAGCCGCAAACCAATACTCGTAAATAATGACTGCCATATTTCACTGGCTGCACCGCAGCAAAGTATGCAGGATTATTTTTATAAAAATGCTGATGCAGATGAACTGTTATTTGTGCATGAGGGTAGCGGTAAATTATTAACGCAATACGGTGAAATACAGTTTGCATATGGTGATTACCTTATTATACCACGGGGATCGATCTACCAGTTACTATTTGATGGAGATAACAACCGGTTACTGATTGTGGAGAGCTTTTCACCCATTGTATTTCCCAAACGCTACCTGAGTAAATACGGGCAGTTGCTGGAGCATGCACCTTATTGTGAGCGCGATATCCGTACACCGCAAAACCTTGTTACAGTTGATGAACAAGGCGACTTTCTTATTAAAACAAAGAAGCGCGGTATGATGTATCATATTCACTACGGCCATCATCCGTTTGATGTGGTAGGGTGGGATGGTTGCTGTTATCCATATGCTTTAAGCATACACGATTTTGAACCAATAACAGGCCGTGTGCATCAGCCGCCTCCGGTGCACCAGACATTTGATGCGCACAACTTCGTGGTATGTAGTTTTGTGCCACGCCTGTATGATTATCATCCGCAGGCTATTCCGGCGCCATACAACCACAGCAACATAGACAGCGATGAATTATTATACTATGTAGATGGCGATTTTATGAGCCGCAAAAATGTAACGCGTGGTATGCTTACTTTACACCCGGGCGGTATACCACATGGTCCGCACCCGGGTGCTGTAGAAAAAAGTATTGGTGCAAAAGAAACAAAAGAGCTGGCTGTAATGATTGACACTTTTCACCCATTACAGCTAACTGTTGACGCGCTGGAAATAGAGAATGATGGTTATGTAATGAGTTGGGCAGAGTAG
- the dxs gene encoding 1-deoxy-D-xylulose-5-phosphate synthase encodes MDITPGALLARINTPDDLKLLTREQLHQVCDELRQYIIDVVSVHGGHFGASLGVVELSVALHYVYNTPYDQLVWDVGHQAYGHKILTGRRENFHTNRKYKGLSGFPKRSESEYDTFGVGHSSTSISAALGMAIAAKLKGEDRKSVAVIGDGAMTAGMAFEAMNHAGVADADMLVVLNDNCMSIDPNVGALKEYLTDITTSHTYNKFRDDVWKMLGKLPVGKHFTRDMASKLEAGVKGMISKSSNLFESLGIRYFGPIDGHNITKLVDTLKDLRSMPGPKLLHIVTVKGKGYELAEKDQTKWHAPGLFDKVTGEIYKKKFDTIQPPKYQDVFGHTMIELAEKNEKIMGITPAMPSGSSLKFMMEKMPARALDVGICEQHAATLSAGLATQGMRVFCNIYSSFMQRAFDQVVHDIAIQKLPVVLCLDRAGLVGEDGPTHHGAYDVAYFRCIPDMIISAPMNEKELRNLMYTAQLESTVYPFVIRYPRGEGVMPDWKTPFEEITIGKGRKIKDGKDVAILTFGHPGNFATAAIRELRTEGIDPAHYDMRFVKPIDEALLHEVFSNYSNIITVEDGTVIGGFGSAVLEFMNAHNYKSTVKILGIPDRLVEHGTLKELHRECGYDATAIAATVRSFVKDKVHTSFTIAG; translated from the coding sequence ATGGATATAACACCCGGCGCTCTGTTAGCCAGGATCAACACACCTGACGACCTTAAACTATTGACCCGAGAGCAGTTACACCAGGTTTGTGACGAATTGCGTCAATACATCATCGATGTGGTAAGTGTGCATGGGGGTCATTTTGGTGCCAGTCTTGGCGTGGTAGAATTATCAGTGGCGCTGCACTATGTGTACAATACACCCTACGACCAGCTTGTGTGGGATGTTGGTCACCAGGCATATGGCCATAAAATACTTACCGGCCGCCGGGAAAATTTTCATACCAACCGTAAATACAAAGGCCTGAGTGGTTTCCCCAAAAGATCAGAAAGTGAATACGATACTTTTGGTGTGGGGCATTCATCTACCTCTATTTCAGCAGCGCTTGGTATGGCTATTGCTGCCAAGCTAAAAGGAGAAGACCGCAAATCAGTTGCAGTTATAGGCGATGGTGCAATGACTGCCGGTATGGCCTTCGAAGCAATGAACCACGCCGGTGTTGCAGACGCAGATATGCTTGTTGTGCTAAACGATAATTGCATGAGTATAGACCCTAATGTGGGTGCGCTGAAAGAGTATCTTACAGATATCACAACCTCTCATACCTATAATAAATTCCGGGATGATGTATGGAAGATGCTGGGCAAACTGCCCGTGGGTAAACATTTTACACGGGACATGGCCAGCAAACTTGAAGCAGGTGTAAAAGGTATGATCAGCAAAAGCAGTAATCTTTTCGAATCACTTGGTATACGGTACTTTGGCCCTATAGATGGTCATAACATTACGAAACTGGTAGATACACTTAAAGACCTGCGCAGTATGCCGGGCCCTAAATTATTACACATTGTTACCGTAAAAGGAAAAGGTTACGAACTGGCAGAAAAGGACCAAACCAAATGGCATGCGCCAGGTTTATTTGATAAGGTAACAGGTGAAATTTACAAAAAGAAGTTCGACACAATACAACCGCCCAAATACCAGGATGTATTTGGACACACGATGATAGAACTGGCGGAAAAGAATGAAAAGATCATGGGTATAACGCCCGCTATGCCAAGCGGTTCTTCTTTAAAGTTTATGATGGAAAAAATGCCTGCACGTGCGCTGGATGTAGGTATATGCGAACAGCATGCTGCCACACTAAGCGCAGGCCTTGCCACACAGGGCATGCGGGTTTTCTGTAATATCTATTCCTCTTTTATGCAGCGGGCATTCGACCAGGTAGTGCATGATATTGCAATACAGAAACTACCGGTGGTATTATGTTTAGACAGGGCTGGCCTTGTAGGGGAAGATGGACCAACGCATCACGGTGCGTACGACGTGGCGTATTTCCGCTGTATACCAGACATGATCATCAGTGCGCCGATGAATGAAAAAGAATTGCGTAATCTCATGTACACTGCGCAGCTCGAAAGTACTGTTTATCCTTTTGTAATCCGCTATCCACGTGGTGAGGGTGTAATGCCGGACTGGAAAACCCCTTTTGAAGAAATCACTATCGGCAAGGGCAGGAAAATAAAAGATGGTAAAGATGTGGCGATTTTAACCTTTGGTCACCCCGGCAATTTTGCCACTGCGGCCATCCGCGAATTACGCACAGAAGGCATTGATCCTGCGCATTACGATATGCGTTTTGTAAAACCCATTGACGAAGCATTGTTACACGAGGTTTTTTCAAACTATAGCAACATTATTACTGTAGAAGATGGAACGGTGATAGGAGGTTTTGGCAGTGCCGTGCTCGAGTTTATGAATGCACACAATTACAAGTCCACAGTCAAGATTTTAGGTATACCAGACAGGCTTGTAGAACATGGTACCCTGAAAGAATTACACCGCGAATGTGGGTACGATGCCACCGCCATTGCAGCAACGGTTCGCAGTTTTGTAAAAGACAAGGTGCATACAAGTTTTACAATAGCCGGATAA
- a CDS encoding sensor histidine kinase: MKNKISAYWLCQLGGWSSYILVYTFFYFTIRTLPSPDFFPTLFLDAIGGLCITHVMRTFIKRYRLLNFDIRRQIIFMGLTTLFFSLIYGTLIVKVDEFLGLESDMWKKYTFWNKVLRMSVNYFLILLIWNLIYFTYHYVVKSRTDQLDKIRLESLVKELELKTIKSHINPHFIFNALNSIRALVDENPERARTAITELSNILRSSMQAEKLETAPLERELNLVKDYLGLEHIRFEDRLNVEYDIDEDTLDQHVPPMMLQTLVENAIKHGISKQVNGGKIRIISDFRGNNHELIVQNTGHFISDQNPEGFGIVSTQNRLKILYGNKAAFALQNVNGNMVEAKVVIPVLNV; this comes from the coding sequence ATGAAGAACAAAATTTCAGCATATTGGCTTTGCCAGTTAGGCGGCTGGAGCAGCTATATACTTGTATATACCTTTTTTTACTTTACCATCCGTACACTGCCCAGTCCCGATTTTTTTCCTACACTTTTTCTTGATGCCATCGGGGGTTTGTGTATTACGCACGTAATGCGCACGTTTATAAAACGCTACAGGCTGCTGAATTTCGATATCAGGAGGCAGATCATTTTCATGGGTTTAACCACCCTGTTCTTCTCGCTGATTTACGGCACACTGATCGTGAAAGTAGACGAATTCCTTGGCCTGGAATCAGACATGTGGAAGAAGTATACTTTCTGGAACAAAGTACTGCGCATGTCTGTAAACTATTTTCTCATTTTACTTATCTGGAACCTGATTTACTTCACTTATCACTATGTAGTGAAATCAAGAACTGATCAACTCGATAAAATCAGGCTCGAGAGTCTTGTGAAAGAACTGGAACTTAAGACCATCAAATCACATATCAACCCACACTTTATATTCAATGCGCTCAATAGCATAAGGGCGCTGGTAGACGAAAATCCTGAACGTGCAAGAACGGCCATTACAGAATTGAGCAATATACTACGCAGCAGCATGCAAGCCGAGAAACTGGAAACAGCGCCGCTGGAACGGGAGCTCAACCTGGTAAAAGATTACCTGGGGCTTGAGCATATCCGTTTTGAAGACCGGCTAAATGTAGAGTATGATATAGATGAAGACACGCTCGATCAGCATGTACCGCCAATGATGTTGCAAACACTGGTGGAAAATGCCATTAAACACGGCATCAGCAAACAGGTAAACGGCGGGAAAATCAGGATCATCTCAGATTTCAGGGGAAACAACCATGAACTGATTGTGCAGAACACAGGCCATTTTATTTCCGATCAAAACCCGGAAGGTTTCGGAATTGTAAGCACACAAAACAGGCTGAAAATATTGTATGGCAATAAAGCAGCTTTTGCTTTACAGAATGTAAACGGCAACATGGTTGAAGCAAAAGTGGTAATACCAGTATTAAATGTATAA
- a CDS encoding LytR/AlgR family response regulator transcription factor, with protein sequence MPIKAIIIDDERLARTELRKLLQEFSDIHVIDEAANVDEGVEKVETQNPDLIFLDIQMPGKTGFDLLGELDKAPHVIFTTAYDEYALKAFEVNALDYLLKPIEPKRLSDAIQKLQYEISKEKEGLNGFLNRGPLTENDQVFVKDGERCWFVKLNEIRLFESVGNYAKVFFGTNKPLILKSLNALEERLDERVFFRANRKHIINLRWIEKIEPYFNGGLLVELKGGEKIEVSRRQTVKFKEMMSF encoded by the coding sequence ATGCCAATTAAAGCGATAATTATTGACGACGAAAGACTTGCCCGTACAGAGTTGCGGAAATTATTACAGGAGTTTTCAGACATTCATGTAATAGACGAAGCCGCCAATGTAGACGAAGGTGTGGAAAAAGTAGAAACACAAAACCCCGATCTTATTTTTCTCGACATACAAATGCCGGGAAAAACAGGCTTCGACCTTTTAGGTGAGCTGGATAAGGCACCGCATGTTATTTTTACTACCGCGTATGACGAGTATGCGCTGAAAGCATTTGAAGTAAATGCGCTTGATTATTTGCTAAAGCCCATTGAGCCAAAACGCCTGAGTGATGCTATTCAAAAACTGCAGTACGAGATAAGCAAAGAAAAAGAAGGGCTCAACGGTTTTCTGAACCGCGGACCATTAACAGAAAACGACCAGGTTTTTGTAAAAGACGGCGAACGCTGCTGGTTTGTAAAACTCAACGAGATCCGCCTGTTCGAAAGCGTGGGCAACTACGCAAAAGTATTTTTTGGTACCAACAAGCCGCTGATCTTAAAATCGCTCAACGCACTGGAAGAGCGGCTGGATGAACGTGTGTTTTTCCGTGCAAACCGCAAGCATATCATTAACCTGCGCTGGATAGAAAAAATAGAGCCATACTTCAACGGTGGTTTATTGGTGGAGTTGAAAGGCGGCGAAAAAATAGAAGTAAGCCGCAGGCAAACTGTAAAGTTTAAAGAGATGATGAGTTTTTAG
- a CDS encoding M28 family peptidase, whose translation MKKISLLLLSAISTTCFSQKIDKLINAKEVERIEKTLSADDMQGRALFTPGIEKAAAFISDEFGKAGLQKLDGAQSYLQSFYMLKPLQQSISANANGEAIAENNIIVITTKPELTVNNTAGFEKVNINKGDNIFAKAYEYVSSNKNYVVTVDTSFAKMFPRLQYFKRQLSPTETSVVFVLSATPAELTLEAKHNFDTLRLANVVGVLPGKSRPNELVIFSGHYDHLGIGKPENGDSVYNGANDDAAGTTAVIMLAKYFAKMKNNERTLVFAAFTGEESGGFGSKYFSEKFDPAKVMAMFNIEMIGTDSKWGKNSAYITGYEKTDMGKILQANLNGSGFTFYPDPYTEENLFYRSDNATLARLGVPAHTISTSKMDNEPNYHKVSDEIGTLDMNNMAEIIKSIAISSRSIISGKDTPTRVNTSELQ comes from the coding sequence ATGAAGAAAATCAGCTTGCTGCTTTTATCAGCAATTTCCACCACTTGTTTTTCCCAGAAAATCGACAAACTGATCAACGCAAAAGAAGTTGAGCGTATAGAGAAAACCCTTTCTGCAGACGATATGCAGGGCCGTGCTTTGTTTACCCCGGGTATTGAAAAAGCAGCAGCTTTTATAAGCGATGAATTTGGTAAGGCGGGGCTGCAAAAATTGGATGGCGCTCAAAGCTACCTGCAATCTTTTTACATGTTAAAGCCTTTGCAGCAAAGCATCTCGGCAAATGCAAACGGTGAGGCAATTGCAGAAAATAACATCATTGTTATTACTACAAAACCGGAACTGACCGTTAATAATACAGCCGGTTTTGAAAAAGTAAACATCAACAAAGGGGATAACATTTTTGCCAAAGCATATGAGTATGTAAGCAGTAACAAAAACTATGTGGTTACAGTAGATACATCTTTTGCGAAAATGTTTCCAAGGCTGCAATATTTTAAGAGGCAGCTTAGCCCAACAGAAACCAGCGTGGTTTTTGTGTTATCTGCCACTCCCGCAGAACTTACACTAGAGGCAAAACATAATTTCGATACATTAAGGCTGGCCAACGTGGTGGGTGTGTTGCCCGGCAAATCGAGGCCTAATGAGCTGGTGATTTTCTCCGGCCATTACGATCACCTTGGTATTGGCAAACCGGAAAATGGTGATTCTGTTTACAACGGCGCCAACGACGATGCTGCCGGAACAACAGCCGTAATTATGCTGGCAAAATATTTTGCCAAAATGAAAAATAACGAGCGCACACTTGTATTTGCTGCATTTACCGGCGAAGAAAGTGGCGGCTTCGGATCAAAATATTTTTCAGAGAAATTCGATCCTGCAAAAGTGATGGCCATGTTTAATATTGAGATGATCGGCACAGACTCTAAGTGGGGTAAAAATTCAGCCTACATAACCGGTTATGAAAAAACGGACATGGGTAAAATTCTGCAGGCCAATCTTAACGGTTCAGGATTTACTTTTTACCCCGATCCTTATACGGAGGAAAACCTGTTCTACCGGTCAGACAATGCCACCCTTGCAAGGCTTGGAGTGCCGGCGCATACCATTTCCACTTCAAAAATGGATAATGAGCCAAACTATCATAAGGTAAGCGATGAAATAGGTACGCTCGATATGAATAATATGGCAGAGATCATTAAATCCATTGCCATAAGTTCAAGGTCTATTATCTCGGGGAAAGATACCCCTACAAGGGTTAATACCAGTGAACTGCAATAA